One window from the genome of Candidatus Chlorohelix allophototropha encodes:
- a CDS encoding HD domain-containing phosphohydrolase, producing the protein MNLTRSGSPRALVVDDVSQAAETVAYILHLSRGFSVRTVYDPYDALKVVKEENYDLVVIDYQMPGLDGIQLLKQLKSSDASTTYIIMTGRNDMRVIMNALKAGAQGFVAKPFTRNELLESIDLAMEKTRLLREHIHMRVYAPLLRSAIGALLSALEYEHDDTANHSKRVGYYAEEISIDFGMSQEERHVTQLGALFHDIGKIGVPDHILLKPGFLSEEERFIMRTHPEIGWRIIKDVEGLSKVAEIVRAHHERFDGKGYPDGLAGEQIPLGARIAAVADSFEAIVSPRVYSPGRSVEEALEEVRRCSGTQFDPDAAEVFLKKMESGKILYKPTYTPITNLDFCVQPQPK; encoded by the coding sequence ATGAATCTCACTCGTAGTGGTTCACCTAGAGCTTTAGTAGTGGATGACGTTAGCCAAGCTGCCGAAACAGTTGCCTATATTCTTCATCTAAGCCGGGGCTTTAGTGTGAGAACTGTTTACGACCCATATGATGCCCTCAAGGTCGTAAAAGAAGAGAATTATGATCTGGTAGTTATTGATTACCAAATGCCCGGTCTGGATGGAATTCAATTACTTAAACAACTTAAAAGTTCAGATGCCTCAACTACCTACATTATTATGACCGGCAGGAACGATATGCGGGTTATAATGAATGCGCTTAAAGCAGGCGCACAGGGGTTTGTTGCCAAGCCGTTCACTCGGAACGAACTGCTGGAGTCGATTGATCTAGCGATGGAAAAAACGCGCTTGCTACGTGAACATATCCATATGCGAGTTTATGCTCCCTTATTGCGTAGCGCAATTGGCGCACTTTTAAGCGCATTGGAGTATGAACACGATGATACGGCAAATCACTCCAAACGGGTTGGCTATTACGCCGAAGAGATTTCAATTGATTTCGGAATGAGTCAGGAAGAACGACATGTAACCCAACTAGGCGCATTATTCCATGACATTGGCAAAATCGGCGTACCCGATCATATCCTGTTGAAACCAGGTTTTCTGAGCGAGGAAGAACGCTTTATAATGCGTACCCATCCTGAGATTGGCTGGCGTATTATTAAAGATGTTGAAGGATTGAGCAAAGTAGCGGAAATCGTACGCGCTCACCATGAAAGATTTGACGGAAAGGGCTATCCCGATGGACTAGCTGGCGAACAGATACCGCTTGGGGCAAGAATAGCGGCTGTAGCAGATAGTTTTGAAGCAATTGTGTCACCACGGGTTTATTCGCCGGGACGGTCGGTGGAAGAGGCGTTGGAAGAAGTACGCCGTTGTTCTGGCACCCAATTTGACCCGGATGCGGCAGAGGTTTTTCTCAAAAAAATGGAAAGTGGAAAAATCCTGTACAAACCCACTTATACACCTATAACTAACCTAGATTTTTGCGTCCAGCCTCAGCCTAAATAG